Within Methanoculleus horonobensis, the genomic segment GATATCCAGGTTTCGGCCGGGGCGCTCTCCTCTCCCCGGGGACGTGGGCATCGCAGTCCCCAGGGGCGGCAGGTGTGGCGGAGGGCCGGGGCGGCGGGGTCGTCCGCGTTCTTAACGGTAGATGCTGCTCCGGTGTCCTGCCTCGACCACAATCCGGAGCCGCTACTCCTTAGTCAAGGACAGGAGTTGTCTTTTCAGCGTCGGCAGGTCATCTTCGACCACGTTCCAGACCGCATCCCGGTCGATTCCAAAATAGTGGTGGATGAGGATACCCCTCACCCCGATGATGGGAGATGAGCGGATCACCCCGGACGCACAAAGCGATCCCGAACATCATCCGATACGCTCTTATTTCCGCATCAAACTCCGGAACGGATCTGTTCTTCAATAAAATCCTGCATTTCATCTTTTTTCGGCAGTTTTAGCAGATACCTGGATACGAAAAGGTTATTGTCCATGCCTGCCAGAGCGTATTCCGCCAGCGCCTGATTTTTATGGGTGCAGAGCAGAATGCCCACCGGCGGGTTATCTCCTTCAGTCATCATGTTCTCTCTATACCAGCTCACATAGGTGTTAAGTTGGCCAATGTTTTCATGACTGAAACCGTCCAGTTTCATCTCCACCAGTACATGGCATTTAAGAATACGGTGGTAAAAAACCAGGTCCACAAAAAAATGCTCGTCACCAACGAGTATGCGTTTCTGCCGGGCTTCGAAACAGAATCCGTGGCCTAACTCGAGAAGAAATGCTTCCAACCTCTTGAGGAGTTGACTTTCCAGATGTGATTCGCTCATTACTTCTTCAGGCTTGAGTCCCAGAAATTCGAAAATGTAGGGGTCACGGATAGCCAGATTAGGCTCGGCCTGATCCGCATTCTGCTGTGCCACCTCTGAAAGTTTCTTTTTATCGGTCGAGAGCCCGGAGCGTTCATAATATAGACTGTTAATCTGACGTTTCAACTCGCGCACCGACCAATTACCGCGAATGCACTCGACTTCATAAAAAGCGCGCCTGGTTTCGTCCTCCAGATTGATGAGCTCCGCGAGATGGGTAAAGGAGAGTCTGGAGATCAATATCTTCCCTGCAATGCGGGATTGTGGAGTCGCTGACTCCACAATCAGAGATCCGCTATCCTGGGAGTCAATCCCCGATCCAGCGAAAAGTCTCTGTCGAATCGATGCAATCAGGAACTGCGTCAATTGTGGAGGCACTGCCTCCACAATCTGTGGATAGGTGAGATAGAACCGCCGATATCGGTACAACTCCCGACGGTCGCAACGTGATATCCCCTGAGCCGTCAGGATTTCTGCAAGCCTGTCCATTAGCCTGTCTCCATAATCCGCACGATCAATGCCGGAACGCTCGTATTCCTCAATGTAGCAACCAATGAGCCAGTTTCTGAGCGTCAGGCTGATATTGACTGCACGACTGGCCTGAGTAACCAGTTCATCATGAAAGTGATGGATAGACCCTACCAGTCCATCAAAATTGAACAGCTGTTCTTCTGCACTCATCTGTGGTGCCTCATAATCTTAGATCATCCCCTGCAGATGATCGTTGAATCGCATGACGGGGAAGAGTCGCTCTTATGAATCCTCCCATCTCCTCATCTGTTCATATTTGCGTAGGATTACATAATCCATTTGATTAGCCAGCCTGGAGAACCGGATAAGATATTGGCAGGATCTCCTCGATCCGGCCGCGTTTTCCCTGGATATGGGTGGTGTCAGTGGTGACGAAGCATGTGGATCAGATAAAGCCGGGCATCCTTCACAGCGGAACGGCATCCGGAGAGATGCGGTCCCTGATATACCAGTGCAGTCCTCCCTCGGTCACCACGTCGACCTCGCGG encodes:
- a CDS encoding HepT-like ribonuclease domain-containing protein, with the translated sequence MIRSSPIIGVRGILIHHYFGIDRDAVWNVVEDDLPTLKRQLLSLTKE
- a CDS encoding PDDEXK nuclease domain-containing protein, giving the protein MSAEEQLFNFDGLVGSIHHFHDELVTQASRAVNISLTLRNWLIGCYIEEYERSGIDRADYGDRLMDRLAEILTAQGISRCDRRELYRYRRFYLTYPQIVEAVPPQLTQFLIASIRQRLFAGSGIDSQDSGSLIVESATPQSRIAGKILISRLSFTHLAELINLEDETRRAFYEVECIRGNWSVRELKRQINSLYYERSGLSTDKKKLSEVAQQNADQAEPNLAIRDPYIFEFLGLKPEEVMSESHLESQLLKRLEAFLLELGHGFCFEARQKRILVGDEHFFVDLVFYHRILKCHVLVEMKLDGFSHENIGQLNTYVSWYRENMMTEGDNPPVGILLCTHKNQALAEYALAGMDNNLFVSRYLLKLPKKDEMQDFIEEQIRSGV